The segment TCATAAGCGCAGCATCGCTTACTTCCATCATCGACTTGCCTTGCCGGGAAACAATCAAACTCTTCAGCCCCTTTGAAGCCATAACTGCTCCAAGCCCCCCCCGAGCCGCAGCCCGGCTTGGATTGCCATTGGGGTCTGTTACCTGAATGGAAGCTGAATGAAGGCTGCGTTCTGCAGCCGGCCCGGCGCATGCAATGGATATTTGATCTCCATGCTGCTTGATGAGCGCTTGGGTAAGGGCATAGTTATGCATTCCTGCATGCTGCCCGGCATCGACAAGGCTGACAGAACCTTTTTCGTCGATAACTATGTGATGTAAGCCGCTATCTTCGGGCTGGCCTTCAACGATAATTCCGCGAATTCCGTGCCGAGCCAAAGCCAGAGCCATAGTTCCGCCGACATTGGATTCCTTGATGCCTCCGGTCAACGGGCTTTTGGCTCCGATGGATAATCTGCCCGTATTAACCAAAGGAGTACCGCTTAGCAGTCCCGGGGCAAATATAAGTATATTTTCCTTGCCAAAAGGATCACAGTCAGCAGGAACCAAGTCATTTATCATGATTGAAGTCAGCCCCCGGCCGCCCAGCATGGCATACTGTTTCGGAACGGGTCTTTCTTCGATCACAGCTGTAGTCATATTTATGTGAATGAATTTCATTATGTCCTCCAATTAAATAATCAAATATCGCGAATAAACGATATTCTTTGGTGTGACAGAGTGCCACGACTCCGCCAACTACAGTTCTGAGCTAATAAACCCAGCCAACTGCTGAATACCTTCCTCGTTTCGCTGATAATACGTCCACTGTCCGATTCGCTTACAATTAAGCAATCCGGCCTTTTTCAGAATTGCAAGATAGCTGGAGGTAGTAGACTGTGTGATATTCGCCTTTTTCTTGATCAGGGAAACACAAACATAACCCTTTCCCTGCTCTTCTTCAGGCAGGTGTTCCATTTTTTCAAAATGAATCTCAGGCTCTTTCAACCATTTAAGTATGTTAAGACGCATAGGGTTAGCTAGCGCTCTAAAAGTGTCGTCAATGTTCATAGATATCACAATATCGCGTTTTATCGATATGTCAAGACAGCACTTTCGCTTGAAAATAGTTTGGGTTGATGTCGCGTGAAAGCTATATACGCTCTCCGCAACATCAACCCAGATTAAACTTACTCACACAGAAACACCCTAGAATGCAGACATCTGGCTGCAAATAAATACTAAAATCTCAATCTAGGATCACGGGGCCATTTGCCGTTGTAACCGTAGCAAAGATAAACGGTAAATTTACGAGCCGGTTTTCCCCGAAAAGTAGTCTGGATATGGATGGGCGAGCTGACCCGCTCGAACATCTCCTTCATCTCTTCGTTTGTATTGCTGTGAAATTTTTTGATCACATATACGCAATCCCAGCCGATCTTATCTTCAGGACCGGGCCAGAGGTCATACTGATTCATGCGACGATCAATCCATGCGCAGTAAGTGCGCGGCTGGCCCGGTACATAGAAAGC is part of the Desulfovibrio sp. JC022 genome and harbors:
- a CDS encoding helix-turn-helix domain-containing protein, producing MRLNILKWLKEPEIHFEKMEHLPEEEQGKGYVCVSLIKKKANITQSTTSSYLAILKKAGLLNCKRIGQWTYYQRNEEGIQQLAGFISSEL